Proteins co-encoded in one Halococcoides cellulosivorans genomic window:
- the purH gene encoding bifunctional phosphoribosylaminoimidazolecarboxamide formyltransferase/IMP cyclohydrolase, with product MKIAGMASNRGRNLMNIADRAPGGAEFAVVLTNDSDAPVLEKARERSIPTEVVEREGQSRADHEARVVDALAAYDVDLVCLDGYMRVLENTYLEGAPTTINVHPSLLPAFPGMDAHEQVLDAGVKTTGCTVHVVDETVDDGPIVTQEPVPVRDDDTVSDLKDRVLYEAEFRAYPRAIRWFADDRVTVDREAGTVSVAGDEDRAFPERRLTSADLADELRYGENPHQDAAVYADPTVAEASVVGAPQLNEGAKGMGYNNYNDADAALDIVKEFDDPACAVIKHKNPAGCAVADTISVAYADALSTDAKSAFGGIVALNRPCDEATAEQIVESFKEVLIAPSYTDAALETLTEKDNLRVLAVGDAIEQREPRVEQPIVGGRLVQDRDRQSIDRDDLEVVTEREPTDDEIESLLFAWQTIKHVTSNAIVFATGTETVGVGAGQVSRVDAVEIAEKKATNDAEGKSADGAVMASDAFFPFPDGIEAAADAGIEAVIQPGGSVNDDDVIAAADAHDMAMVFTGTRAFRHD from the coding sequence ATGAAGATCGCCGGCATGGCCTCGAACCGGGGCCGCAACCTGATGAATATCGCCGACCGCGCGCCGGGCGGGGCCGAGTTCGCCGTCGTCCTCACGAACGATAGCGACGCGCCCGTCCTGGAGAAGGCGCGCGAGCGCTCGATCCCGACCGAAGTGGTCGAACGCGAGGGGCAATCGCGCGCGGACCACGAGGCCCGCGTCGTCGACGCGCTCGCCGCGTACGACGTCGATCTCGTCTGTCTGGACGGCTATATGCGGGTCCTCGAAAACACCTACCTGGAGGGCGCGCCGACGACGATCAACGTCCATCCCTCGCTGTTGCCCGCGTTCCCCGGGATGGACGCCCACGAGCAGGTCCTCGATGCGGGCGTGAAGACCACCGGCTGTACGGTCCACGTCGTCGACGAGACCGTCGACGATGGCCCGATCGTCACCCAGGAACCCGTGCCCGTCCGTGACGACGACACCGTCTCGGACCTCAAAGACCGCGTGCTCTACGAGGCGGAGTTCCGGGCGTACCCCCGGGCGATCCGCTGGTTCGCCGATGACCGCGTGACGGTCGACCGGGAGGCCGGCACCGTCTCTGTCGCAGGCGACGAGGACCGGGCGTTCCCCGAGCGCCGACTCACGAGTGCAGACCTGGCCGACGAGTTGCGCTACGGCGAGAACCCCCACCAGGACGCAGCAGTCTACGCCGATCCGACCGTCGCAGAGGCCAGCGTCGTCGGCGCGCCCCAGTTGAACGAGGGCGCGAAGGGAATGGGGTACAACAACTACAACGACGCCGACGCAGCCCTCGACATCGTCAAGGAGTTCGACGACCCCGCGTGCGCGGTCATCAAACACAAAAACCCCGCGGGCTGTGCGGTCGCCGACACGATCAGCGTAGCGTACGCGGACGCACTCTCGACGGACGCCAAGAGCGCGTTCGGCGGCATCGTCGCGCTCAATCGGCCGTGTGACGAGGCGACCGCCGAACAGATCGTCGAGTCGTTCAAGGAGGTCCTGATCGCACCCTCGTACACCGACGCTGCGCTCGAAACGCTCACCGAGAAAGACAACCTCCGCGTGCTCGCGGTCGGCGACGCGATCGAGCAGCGTGAGCCACGCGTCGAACAGCCGATCGTCGGCGGGCGACTCGTCCAGGATCGGGACCGCCAGTCGATCGACCGCGATGATCTGGAGGTCGTCACCGAGCGCGAACCGACCGACGACGAGATCGAATCGCTACTCTTCGCGTGGCAGACGATCAAACACGTCACCTCGAACGCGATCGTGTTCGCGACCGGCACCGAGACCGTCGGCGTCGGCGCGGGCCAGGTCTCCCGGGTCGACGCCGTCGAGATCGCCGAGAAGAAAGCCACGAACGACGCCGAGGGCAAGTCCGCCGACGGGGCGGTCATGGCCTCGGATGCGTTCTTCCCGTTCCCCGACGGGATCGAGGCCGCCGCCGACGCCGGCATCGAGGCCGTGATTCAGCCGGGTGGGAGCGTCAACGACGACGACGTGATCGCCGCGGCCGACGCCCACGACATGGCGATGGTGTTCACCGGGACGCGGGCGTTCCGGCACGACTAG
- a CDS encoding 30S ribosomal protein S6e: protein MADFTVTVADPESGRTYQRDVDGQDANRFAGLTVGDDVDGAAVGLDGYRLTITGGSDTSGRPMHEDVSGPGVKEILSDGGTGFNPERDGVRRRVTVRGNEISDEVHQINARIAERGDEDPEDLFDDEE from the coding sequence ATGGCAGATTTCACGGTCACGGTCGCGGACCCCGAATCGGGCCGCACCTACCAGCGCGACGTCGACGGACAGGACGCCAACCGCTTCGCCGGCCTCACCGTCGGTGACGACGTCGACGGCGCGGCCGTCGGCCTCGACGGCTATCGACTCACGATCACCGGTGGCTCGGACACCTCCGGCCGACCGATGCACGAAGACGTCTCCGGGCCTGGCGTCAAAGAGATCCTCTCGGACGGCGGCACGGGGTTCAACCCCGAGCGTGACGGCGTGCGCCGCCGTGTGACCGTCCGGGGCAACGAGATCAGCGACGAGGTCCACCAGATCAACGCGCGCATCGCCGAGCGCGGCGACGAGGACCCCGAGGACCTCTTCGACGACGAGGAGTAA
- a CDS encoding HEAT repeat domain-containing protein — translation MSLYELQRDGDVQGLIETLRDSTNDEVRRRAAAYLGEFPNHQDRDDAISALVRVAQEGDTDAVVAAAIDALDQLGEDAVQQLIGEMTGMDLEAGADWKRAKAFARALDADIPEIRMAAANALGSLGEADAVGPLTDRLDDPDPRVRARVARACGQIGDPRAVAGLTEHLQGEPAGVRAAAAGALGEIGNREALQALLAMYDDENDRVRRIAVDAYGNFRNDRPVDALIEALDDPSATVRRTAVYSLIEVLANVPTDRSHEIRETVVETLKEADEESVVEPLTEILAETTQDPQRRNSAWLLGRVATGDRGRVVDTLVTAMDDDDQMAAQFAATSLAEIGGTTVEGRLIDVLEDTDRASEVRAQAAFVLGKVGDDRARRSLESVLEESDDEAVRERAFSALSKLGGHGGRPSD, via the coding sequence ATGTCACTCTACGAACTCCAGCGCGACGGCGACGTGCAGGGCCTGATCGAGACGCTTCGAGACAGCACGAACGACGAGGTGCGCCGTCGCGCGGCGGCATATCTGGGCGAGTTTCCGAACCACCAGGACCGCGACGACGCGATCAGCGCGCTGGTTCGGGTGGCCCAGGAGGGCGACACCGACGCCGTCGTCGCGGCGGCCATCGACGCGCTCGACCAACTGGGCGAGGACGCCGTCCAGCAGTTGATCGGGGAGATGACGGGGATGGACCTGGAAGCGGGCGCAGACTGGAAGCGTGCGAAGGCGTTCGCACGAGCGCTCGACGCCGACATCCCGGAGATTCGAATGGCGGCGGCCAACGCCCTGGGCAGCCTCGGCGAGGCCGACGCCGTCGGCCCGCTGACCGATCGACTCGACGACCCCGACCCGCGCGTCCGGGCACGCGTCGCCAGAGCCTGCGGCCAGATCGGAGATCCACGCGCCGTCGCGGGGCTGACAGAGCACCTCCAGGGCGAACCCGCGGGCGTCCGGGCCGCCGCGGCGGGCGCACTCGGTGAGATCGGTAATCGCGAGGCGCTCCAGGCGTTACTCGCGATGTACGACGACGAGAACGACCGCGTCCGCCGGATCGCCGTCGACGCCTACGGCAACTTCCGCAACGACCGGCCCGTCGACGCGCTGATCGAAGCGCTCGACGACCCGTCCGCGACGGTCCGCCGGACGGCCGTCTATTCGCTCATCGAGGTGCTCGCGAACGTCCCGACCGATCGCTCTCACGAAATCCGCGAGACCGTCGTCGAGACGCTCAAAGAGGCCGACGAGGAGAGCGTCGTCGAACCGCTGACCGAGATTCTGGCGGAGACGACCCAGGACCCCCAGCGCCGCAACAGCGCGTGGCTGCTCGGGCGAGTCGCGACCGGCGACCGGGGCCGTGTCGTCGACACACTCGTGACAGCGATGGACGACGACGATCAGATGGCCGCGCAGTTCGCCGCGACCAGTCTCGCAGAGATCGGTGGGACGACCGTCGAGGGCCGCCTGATCGACGTCCTCGAAGACACGGATCGCGCGAGCGAGGTGCGCGCCCAGGCCGCGTTCGTCCTCGGCAAGGTCGGTGACGACCGCGCCCGTCGCAGCCTCGAATCGGTGCTCGAAGAGTCCGACGACGAAGCGGTCCGCGAGCGGGCCTTCTCGGCACTCTCGAAACTCGGTGGCCACGGCGGCCGCCCGTCCGATTAA
- a CDS encoding LiaF transmembrane domain-containing protein encodes MGLSKRRWILGPALVLVGLWLLASARGIVDVSVLAVVPPALVILYGLVKLIAGRGRRIFWPGLIVLIGVTWLAAGLGFGSVGELIGTYWPVVIVLAGLSIVARRR; translated from the coding sequence ATGGGACTCTCGAAGCGCCGCTGGATCCTCGGACCGGCGCTCGTCCTGGTGGGACTGTGGCTGTTGGCCAGCGCCCGCGGGATCGTCGACGTCTCCGTGCTCGCCGTCGTACCGCCAGCGCTCGTCATCCTCTACGGCCTCGTCAAACTGATCGCGGGGCGCGGCCGGCGGATCTTCTGGCCCGGTTTGATCGTCCTGATCGGGGTCACCTGGCTGGCGGCCGGGCTCGGATTCGGTAGCGTCGGCGAGTTGATCGGTACGTACTGGCCGGTCGTGATCGTCCTCGCGGGCCTCTCGATCGTCGCCAGACGGCGCTAG
- a CDS encoding CheF family chemotaxis protein, translating to MSESVIADFVATFNTEMSGDAEPIRGRVLLSEKRLVLAADADRTVTIPLADVFDVAVGHVPPDLGNFFDSTVTVAFETDDRRATAVVEADDDTIQKFSTVLFKALLNGTRVTVQHPARIGGRVTGEEFEPATIAIEPHRLELTREGDTVVVRLGTVSNFDRLSREIDGQSRPVIAVRHMSRGRAVTTLVALPSGRLSNVLGRYIRLEYSDLVAEASDIDLTEEEIQLLVTIYAGGIEDPAALARTLGVEATKATMVLEDLEDQGVVTDTDGGPEMTPVGRVIVSRHIERVNE from the coding sequence ATGTCGGAATCAGTGATCGCGGACTTCGTCGCCACCTTCAACACAGAAATGTCGGGCGACGCCGAACCGATCCGTGGTCGCGTCCTGCTCTCCGAGAAACGCCTCGTGCTCGCCGCCGACGCCGACCGAACGGTCACGATCCCGCTGGCCGACGTCTTCGACGTCGCGGTCGGGCACGTCCCGCCAGACCTGGGTAACTTCTTCGACTCGACGGTGACGGTCGCCTTCGAGACCGACGATCGCCGCGCGACGGCGGTGGTCGAGGCCGACGACGACACGATCCAGAAGTTCTCGACCGTGCTGTTCAAGGCCTTGCTGAACGGGACCCGCGTCACCGTTCAACACCCCGCCCGTATCGGGGGGCGCGTCACTGGCGAGGAGTTCGAACCGGCGACGATCGCGATCGAACCCCACCGCCTCGAACTCACGCGCGAGGGCGACACCGTCGTCGTCCGCCTCGGAACGGTCTCGAATTTCGACCGGTTGAGCCGTGAGATCGACGGTCAGTCCCGGCCGGTCATCGCCGTCCGGCACATGAGCAGGGGCCGGGCCGTGACGACGCTCGTCGCGCTTCCGTCGGGTCGGCTCTCGAACGTTCTCGGGCGGTACATTCGGCTCGAATACAGCGATCTGGTCGCAGAGGCGTCCGATATCGACCTCACCGAGGAAGAGATCCAGTTGCTCGTGACGATCTACGCCGGTGGGATCGAGGATCCGGCCGCACTCGCCCGCACGCTCGGCGTCGAGGCCACGAAGGCCACGATGGTGTTGGAGGACCTCGAAGACCAGGGTGTCGTCACCGACACGGACGGTGGGCCGGAGATGACGCCGGTCGGCCGGGTGATCGTCAGCCGCCACATCGAGCGCGTCAACGAGTGA
- a CDS encoding helix-turn-helix domain-containing protein, giving the protein MPGMRAELEVSTPGDCPVAKLSRSVEGSISSISRAGDTSDGVVEQFTAPNELAASGEDCSQLFEYRSASVYQVEHDVRDCLCSAVERAGHPIANVRAEDGSLAIALHLTEIEALRDLVADLREEFGDVKIRYLLQVDSDEEGADDVVPIDRNRLTDRQQEVLETAYQMGYFAYPREANATEVAAALDIDSSTFTEHLAAAQSKLMDELLTAP; this is encoded by the coding sequence ATGCCGGGGATGCGTGCCGAACTCGAAGTTTCGACGCCGGGTGACTGCCCGGTCGCCAAACTCTCGCGATCCGTCGAGGGATCGATCTCGTCGATTTCGCGGGCTGGCGACACGAGCGACGGTGTCGTCGAGCAGTTCACGGCCCCGAACGAGTTGGCAGCCTCGGGCGAGGACTGCTCGCAGCTGTTCGAGTACCGCTCGGCCAGCGTCTATCAGGTCGAACACGACGTGCGCGACTGTCTGTGCTCGGCGGTCGAGCGAGCGGGCCACCCGATCGCGAACGTCCGCGCCGAAGACGGGTCGCTCGCGATCGCACTCCACCTGACCGAGATCGAGGCGCTCCGCGATCTGGTCGCGGACCTCCGCGAGGAGTTCGGTGACGTGAAGATTCGGTATCTCCTCCAGGTCGACAGCGACGAAGAGGGCGCCGACGACGTCGTCCCGATCGATCGGAATCGGTTGACCGACCGCCAGCAAGAAGTCCTGGAGACGGCCTACCAGATGGGGTATTTCGCCTATCCGCGCGAGGCCAACGCGACCGAGGTCGCCGCCGCGCTCGACATCGATTCCTCGACGTTCACCGAACATCTCGCGGCCGCCCAGTCGAAGCTCATGGACGAACTCCTCACCGCGCCCTGA
- a CDS encoding tRNA uridine(34) 5-carboxymethylaminomethyl modification radical SAM/GNAT enzyme Elp3 — protein sequence MSSESFAAVCRDLVERILDGELERSELEGAKLDACSEHGAAQVPKNADLLDHAPDGRRDELAEVVRRKPVRTASGVAPVAIMTSPENCPHGQCVYCPGGPDSEFSSAQSYTGEEPAAARAEQNEYDPYGQVTLRLNQLRHIGHPVEKVELIVMGGTMTARSHDYQSWFVKRALQAMNEFDPDADPRPAEDRSFAQSFDEYDFEPIEATIAKNETGRVRNVTTTFETKPDWCGPTQIDRMLELGVTKVEVGVQTTHPEVLDRVGRGHDLDDSIAANRRLRDAGFKVGFHMMPGLPGHDERAIATDFRRIFESERWRPDYLKIYPTLVVEGTVLYDQWQRDEFDPLTSERAAELVADAKARIPEYTRLSRVQRDIPAGLIDAGVQKSNLRQLARQRLDASGRSCDCIRCREVGMADEEPDAVELRTTTYDVAGGTEHFLQAAGVDRDALIGFARLREPGTVARPELDDAAVLRELHVYGSQVGIETESSGWQHRGWGGRLLDRAERIAGEVGYDRLAVLAGIGAREYYRDRGYRQDGPYCVIDT from the coding sequence GTGAGTAGCGAGTCGTTCGCGGCCGTCTGTCGCGATCTGGTCGAGCGCATCCTCGACGGTGAGCTGGAGCGCTCCGAATTGGAGGGCGCGAAACTCGACGCGTGTAGCGAGCACGGTGCCGCACAAGTCCCGAAAAACGCCGATCTGCTGGATCACGCGCCCGACGGGCGGCGCGACGAACTCGCGGAGGTCGTCCGCCGGAAACCCGTTCGGACGGCCTCCGGGGTCGCGCCGGTCGCGATCATGACCTCGCCCGAAAACTGCCCGCACGGCCAGTGTGTGTACTGCCCGGGCGGCCCCGATTCGGAGTTTTCCTCCGCACAGTCCTACACCGGCGAGGAGCCAGCGGCGGCCCGCGCCGAACAGAACGAGTACGACCCCTACGGCCAGGTCACACTCCGACTCAATCAGTTGCGCCACATCGGCCATCCGGTCGAGAAAGTCGAGTTGATCGTCATGGGCGGGACGATGACCGCGCGGAGCCACGACTACCAGTCCTGGTTCGTCAAGCGCGCGCTCCAGGCGATGAACGAGTTCGACCCCGACGCCGATCCCCGACCCGCCGAGGATCGATCGTTCGCCCAGTCGTTCGACGAGTACGACTTCGAACCGATCGAGGCGACGATCGCGAAAAACGAGACCGGGCGCGTCCGGAACGTGACGACGACCTTCGAGACCAAACCCGACTGGTGTGGCCCCACTCAGATCGATCGGATGCTCGAACTCGGCGTCACGAAAGTCGAGGTCGGGGTCCAGACGACCCATCCCGAGGTGCTCGACCGGGTCGGGCGCGGCCACGACCTCGACGATTCGATCGCCGCGAACCGACGCCTGCGCGACGCCGGGTTCAAGGTCGGATTCCACATGATGCCCGGCCTCCCTGGCCACGACGAGAGGGCGATCGCGACGGACTTCCGACGGATCTTCGAATCGGAGCGGTGGCGGCCCGATTACCTGAAGATCTATCCGACGCTCGTCGTCGAGGGCACGGTGCTGTACGATCAGTGGCAACGCGACGAGTTCGATCCGTTGACCAGCGAGCGCGCGGCCGAGTTGGTCGCGGACGCGAAAGCCCGGATTCCCGAATACACCCGCCTCTCGCGGGTGCAACGCGACATTCCCGCGGGCCTGATCGACGCGGGCGTCCAGAAGTCGAATCTGCGACAACTGGCCCGCCAGCGTCTGGACGCCAGCGGGCGCTCGTGTGACTGCATCCGGTGTCGCGAGGTCGGCATGGCCGACGAGGAGCCAGACGCCGTCGAACTTCGAACGACGACCTACGACGTGGCGGGCGGGACCGAACACTTCCTCCAGGCCGCGGGCGTGGATCGCGACGCGTTGATCGGCTTCGCCCGCCTGCGCGAACCCGGCACCGTCGCCCGCCCCGAACTCGACGACGCCGCGGTCCTGCGCGAACTCCACGTCTACGGCTCACAGGTCGGCATCGAGACCGAAAGCTCGGGCTGGCAACACCGGGGCTGGGGCGGGCGCCTGCTCGACCGGGCCGAACGCATCGCTGGCGAGGTCGGCTACGACCGCCTCGCGGTCCTCGCGGGCATCGGTGCTCGCGAGTACTACCGCGACCGGGGCTACCGCCAGGACGGCCCGTATTGTGTTATCGATACGTAG
- a CDS encoding CheF family chemotaxis protein produces the protein MGEKSTLADTTGRIARIVEDGHKRNDLEWEKCRLVLSSDRLVVVTNDDQRHIEVDSITAVKSRSGLGGDGEGYLSVQVGSDVDILAPTVEGFGDSLYSAVLDQRTVLIKHPALKGGVVQDTGWDRGRIKIGDGTVDLAVSTGSFVEVEVSDVGTVERAEKSVGGETRDVVEIEHTVDGTSVETHVSGARRDANVLFEFLRRETATETDVDLDDDERAVLMALYSGVSPFEIPDFVDLEIDRVEQIYDGLLESGLLREVRTRRSVSLLPRGRNIATEEMAEQ, from the coding sequence ATGGGCGAGAAATCCACACTGGCCGATACGACGGGGCGGATCGCCCGCATCGTCGAAGACGGCCACAAGCGCAACGATCTGGAGTGGGAGAAGTGCCGGCTGGTACTGTCGAGCGATCGCCTCGTCGTCGTCACCAACGACGATCAACGCCACATCGAGGTCGATTCGATCACGGCCGTCAAGTCTCGATCGGGGCTGGGCGGCGACGGCGAGGGCTACCTCTCGGTGCAGGTCGGCTCCGACGTCGACATCCTCGCGCCAACCGTCGAAGGGTTCGGTGATTCGCTCTATAGCGCCGTCCTCGACCAGCGGACGGTGTTGATCAAACACCCGGCGCTGAAAGGCGGCGTCGTCCAGGATACGGGCTGGGACAGAGGACGCATCAAGATTGGCGACGGGACCGTCGACCTCGCGGTCTCGACCGGGAGTTTCGTCGAGGTGGAGGTGAGCGACGTCGGCACCGTCGAGCGAGCCGAGAAGAGCGTCGGCGGCGAGACCCGTGACGTGGTCGAGATCGAACACACCGTCGACGGCACGAGCGTCGAGACACACGTCTCGGGGGCGCGTCGCGACGCGAACGTCCTGTTCGAGTTTCTCCGGCGGGAGACCGCCACCGAGACGGACGTCGATCTGGACGACGACGAGCGAGCGGTGCTGATGGCGCTGTACAGTGGCGTCTCGCCGTTCGAAATTCCGGACTTCGTGGATCTGGAGATCGATCGCGTCGAGCAGATCTACGACGGGTTGCTGGAGAGCGGACTGCTCCGTGAAGTTCGGACGCGCCGGTCGGTGTCGTTGCTCCCCCGGGGTCGGAACATCGCCACCGAAGAGATGGCCGAACAGTAG
- a CDS encoding class I SAM-dependent methyltransferase: protein MSETADRPAHQVFAASGKRVLRPGGTALTERLLDQIALQAGADVVEFAPGTGATAERLLDRDPATYRGIDLDADTVARLRERLGGPNREFLTGHAAETGLERSSADVCVGEAMLTMQADDGARAIVDEAARLLRATGRYGIHELAVHDDVPADRQDQIALDLESVLGVPARPRTESTWVDILDQEGFTVEWTDRAPMALLDPRRLVADEGVLGAIRFGARVLRDRDARQRVRSIRTTFREHADALTALAVVARRD from the coding sequence ATGTCCGAGACTGCCGACCGACCGGCCCACCAGGTGTTCGCCGCGTCCGGCAAGCGCGTCCTCCGTCCGGGTGGAACCGCGTTGACCGAGCGTCTGCTCGATCAGATCGCCCTCCAGGCCGGCGCGGACGTCGTCGAGTTCGCGCCGGGGACGGGCGCGACCGCCGAGCGCCTCCTCGATCGCGACCCGGCGACCTATCGGGGGATCGATCTCGACGCCGACACCGTCGCCCGATTGCGCGAGCGATTGGGCGGCCCGAATCGAGAATTTCTGACGGGCCACGCCGCCGAGACCGGCCTGGAACGATCGAGTGCAGACGTCTGTGTCGGAGAGGCCATGCTGACGATGCAGGCCGACGACGGCGCGCGAGCGATCGTCGACGAGGCCGCCCGCCTCCTGCGGGCGACGGGTCGGTACGGCATCCACGAACTCGCGGTCCACGACGACGTGCCCGCCGACCGTCAGGACCAGATCGCCCTGGATCTGGAGAGCGTCCTCGGCGTGCCCGCCCGACCGCGGACCGAATCGACGTGGGTCGACATCCTCGATCAGGAGGGATTCACCGTCGAGTGGACCGATCGGGCCCCGATGGCACTGCTCGACCCGCGTCGACTCGTGGCCGACGAGGGCGTCCTCGGCGCGATCCGGTTCGGCGCGCGCGTGCTTCGTGATCGTGACGCCCGCCAGCGCGTCCGTTCGATCCGGACGACCTTCCGCGAGCACGCCGACGCGCTGACGGCCCTCGCCGTGGTCGCCCGACGGGACTGA
- a CDS encoding DUF7112 family protein produces the protein MSERIPCDHASIESHRVTVERVGRRRPAIPIPDAVDLAVGDRCVVSLGGTETHAVVESDVEDAPRITAVGETRADAGEGPSGRLADWLDSVDVQIGRSVTMDVVTPGYKIGLRPPGESVTYQTRDPPDRSLDSIARDLSE, from the coding sequence ATGTCAGAGCGGATCCCCTGCGATCACGCGTCCATCGAGAGCCATCGCGTCACCGTCGAGCGCGTCGGCCGTCGCCGCCCGGCGATCCCGATCCCCGACGCGGTCGACCTCGCGGTTGGCGACCGGTGTGTCGTCTCGCTCGGGGGGACCGAGACCCACGCCGTCGTCGAGAGCGACGTCGAGGACGCCCCGCGGATCACCGCCGTCGGGGAGACACGGGCCGACGCCGGGGAGGGTCCCTCGGGACGCCTGGCCGACTGGCTCGACAGCGTCGACGTGCAGATCGGCCGATCGGTCACGATGGACGTCGTCACGCCGGGCTACAAGATCGGACTCCGTCCGCCCGGTGAGAGCGTCACCTATCAGACGCGGGACCCGCCCGACCGATCACTCGATTCGATCGCTCGTGACCTCTCGGAGTGA
- the purB gene encoding adenylosuccinate lyase — protein MTDRDPLGAVSPLDGRYARYTEPLVEYASESALIRARVRVEVEYLLALADLDATPLAIDTDQRAALRAIYEEFTDDDAARVKQIETEGTDAFAATNHDVKAVEYFLRERLPAGVGSEWLHFGLTSEDVNNLAYRLLIGPAVREVLLEDLRAIRDRLVELAQTHRDLPMLARTHGQPATPTTFGKEMAVYASRLGRAIARVERAVDGLSGKLAGASGTYAAHHVAYPDVGWPAFAADFVGSLGLDHEPLTTQVNPSDDLATLFDALRGVNGILIDLDRDAWLYVSQGYLGQEAGDGETGSSTMPHKVNPIDFENSEGNLSKATSDLAFLAEYLTNSRLQRDLSDSTVKRQIGGTLAHCRIGYVKALAGLEGVVPNAAVMADDLEGTPEVIGEAVQTILRREGDTDAYERIKELTRGERVTLDDFRALFDDLDVDEDVRAELMDLTPATYTGVGDTLVDEIE, from the coding sequence ATGACCGATCGCGACCCCCTCGGGGCCGTCTCGCCGCTCGACGGCCGCTACGCCCGCTACACCGAGCCACTCGTCGAGTACGCCAGCGAATCCGCACTGATCCGTGCGCGCGTCCGCGTCGAAGTCGAGTACCTCCTCGCGCTGGCGGATCTCGACGCGACACCGCTGGCGATCGATACCGACCAGCGCGCCGCCCTCCGCGCGATCTACGAGGAATTCACCGACGACGACGCCGCCCGCGTCAAACAGATCGAGACCGAGGGCACCGACGCGTTCGCCGCGACGAATCACGACGTCAAGGCCGTCGAGTACTTCCTCCGCGAGCGCCTGCCCGCCGGCGTCGGATCGGAGTGGCTCCACTTCGGGCTGACCAGCGAGGACGTGAACAACCTCGCCTACCGACTCCTGATCGGGCCGGCCGTCCGGGAGGTCTTGCTCGAGGATCTACGCGCGATCCGTGATCGCCTGGTCGAGTTGGCCCAGACTCACCGCGACCTGCCGATGCTCGCGCGCACGCACGGACAGCCAGCGACACCGACGACCTTCGGCAAGGAGATGGCGGTGTACGCCAGCCGTCTCGGGCGCGCGATCGCACGCGTCGAGCGCGCTGTCGACGGCCTCAGCGGCAAACTCGCCGGGGCCTCGGGCACCTACGCCGCCCACCACGTCGCCTATCCCGACGTCGGCTGGCCCGCGTTCGCGGCCGACTTCGTCGGATCGCTCGGCCTCGATCACGAACCGCTGACCACGCAGGTCAACCCCTCGGACGACCTCGCCACCCTCTTCGACGCGCTCCGCGGGGTCAACGGCATATTGATCGACCTCGACCGGGACGCCTGGCTCTACGTCTCTCAGGGCTATCTCGGCCAGGAGGCCGGCGACGGCGAGACCGGCTCCTCGACGATGCCCCACAAGGTCAACCCGATCGACTTCGAGAACAGCGAGGGCAACCTCTCGAAAGCCACGAGCGATCTGGCCTTCCTCGCGGAGTACCTGACGAACTCTCGGCTCCAGCGGGACCTCTCGGACTCGACGGTCAAACGCCAGATCGGGGGCACGTTGGCCCATTGCCGGATCGGCTACGTCAAGGCGCTCGCCGGCCTGGAGGGAGTCGTCCCGAACGCAGCGGTGATGGCCGACGATCTGGAGGGCACGCCGGAAGTGATCGGTGAGGCCGTCCAGACGATCCTCCGCCGTGAGGGCGACACGGATGCCTACGAGCGCATCAAGGAGCTGACCCGGGGCGAGCGCGTCACGCTCGACGACTTCCGTGCGCTGTTCGACGACCTCGACGTCGACGAGGACGTGCGGGCCGAACTGATGGACCTGACACCCGCGACGTACACCGGCGTCGGGGACACACTCGTCGACGAGATCGAGTGA